The following proteins are co-located in the Alphaproteobacteria bacterium genome:
- a CDS encoding Rne/Rng family ribonuclease, with amino-acid sequence MPKKLFIDAAHQEEVRVVILDGDKLEEYDYETASKKQLKGNIYLAKVTRVEPSLQAAFVDYGGNRQGFLAFSEIHPDYYRIPVSDRSTEELHTGLIEGQLLGSPYDPRPINVTPNEAAQPSHVDNTDLTDDTTDVLPSTFDAPKIEEPEIVEATSAIENAFHDLEAKFDIDAFSPEPIDTSSENVVASDDENTTDENAQNTEMSFDSNVSEEVFQNHEDMPAARERKELPAFKRYRIQEVIKRRQILLIQVTKEERGNKGAALTTYISLPGRYCVLMPNTDKDGGGISRKINDPSDRKKLKEAISDLEVEDGMSVIVRTAGSGRSKSEIKRDFEALIRLWENIRNQTLNSTAPSLVFEEGDLIRRALRDLYSRDVDEIIVEGDEGYKNARNFMRLLIPSHTKKIQLYKDKTIPLFHHYHIEEQIASIDTPIVQLPSGGYLVINQTEALVAIDVNSGRSTRERNIEETALRTNLEAAEEIARQLRLRDLGGLIVIDFIDMGEHANQHNVEKKLKDSVRFDRARIQIGRISQFGLMEMSRQRLRPSVLEMNSQNCEHCGGVGTIRSVEARALKILRAIEADAIEAPNQEMQVILPAPVALYIFNEKRNILARIEEVYRQKIVFVTEELMPYEYSINRIKSLAPPAPAIKALDAVTLEQPRLEFDSELEQPHHPPHPAHLHKKEPDHPRKGRRDKRFGGDRNERWDRNANPRTPFDPMQPMGQPDEQPMHGFAQPFDITSGPISEKQALLPSGQPLENKSRFESEPSQQTRNHPRNQRQPRSHDRNQSGQQQFFDLSGPGSQSGATQASELLLTDEVVFTPPRAAKHINPNIEPGTQAPQISAPNEGQPTEAKPRQPRERTYLRRSPYRTRPPRDANDTRRQPKQNLMEQKGENIPPQNQFVENKIVETKVADIQPERTAPQQVAPMIKDEGTFPIPSQKDQGINQETPRIDTEAKSDTRRDTKSDTKRTPRDRNTGDRNTGDRKTGDRNSRDRKPRDNKRDDSRPPKPAGKVEIISSPVYQSETVPSTGSSSEKPAPKSNKDLNMIVDKPAAPKKGWWSKK; translated from the coding sequence ATGCCCAAAAAATTATTTATCGATGCAGCCCACCAGGAGGAGGTACGAGTCGTCATACTTGATGGCGATAAGTTAGAAGAATATGATTATGAAACAGCCTCAAAAAAACAATTAAAAGGTAATATTTATCTCGCTAAAGTAACACGCGTTGAACCTTCGCTCCAAGCCGCTTTTGTTGATTATGGTGGCAATCGTCAGGGTTTTTTAGCGTTTAGTGAAATTCACCCTGATTATTATCGCATTCCAGTTTCTGACAGATCAACTGAAGAATTACACACGGGCTTAATTGAAGGGCAGCTATTAGGTTCTCCTTATGACCCAAGACCTATTAATGTCACCCCAAATGAGGCTGCGCAGCCAAGTCACGTTGATAATACAGATCTAACAGACGATACAACTGATGTGCTACCGTCAACCTTTGACGCACCTAAAATTGAAGAACCTGAAATTGTTGAAGCAACATCAGCGATTGAAAATGCATTTCATGATTTAGAAGCAAAGTTTGATATTGATGCTTTTTCACCGGAACCAATAGACACATCCTCTGAAAATGTGGTTGCATCAGATGATGAAAATACCACTGATGAGAACGCTCAAAACACAGAAATGAGTTTTGATAGTAATGTTTCTGAAGAAGTTTTTCAGAACCATGAAGATATGCCAGCAGCTCGTGAAAGAAAAGAACTCCCTGCTTTTAAACGTTATCGTATTCAAGAAGTTATCAAAAGAAGACAAATTCTTCTGATTCAGGTGACAAAAGAAGAACGTGGCAACAAGGGTGCAGCCCTTACAACTTATATCTCGTTACCTGGCCGTTATTGTGTTCTTATGCCCAATACTGATAAAGACGGTGGCGGTATCTCGCGTAAAATCAATGATCCATCAGACCGCAAAAAACTTAAAGAAGCTATTTCTGATTTAGAAGTTGAAGACGGTATGTCTGTTATCGTTAGAACTGCTGGTTCTGGCCGTTCTAAGTCTGAAATTAAACGTGACTTTGAAGCACTTATTCGTCTTTGGGAAAATATTCGCAACCAAACGCTTAATTCGACAGCACCTTCTCTTGTGTTTGAAGAAGGCGATCTTATTAGACGTGCTTTACGCGATTTATATTCACGTGATGTCGATGAAATCATTGTTGAAGGTGATGAAGGTTATAAAAACGCTCGAAATTTCATGCGTCTTTTGATCCCATCCCACACCAAAAAAATTCAGCTTTATAAAGATAAAACGATACCGTTATTCCACCATTACCATATAGAAGAGCAAATTGCGTCCATTGATACGCCTATTGTTCAACTTCCTTCAGGTGGTTATCTTGTTATTAATCAAACGGAAGCCCTTGTTGCTATTGACGTCAATTCGGGTCGCTCAACACGCGAACGCAACATTGAAGAAACAGCTTTACGTACAAATCTTGAAGCTGCGGAAGAAATTGCACGCCAATTACGCTTACGAGATCTTGGTGGCTTGATTGTCATCGATTTCATCGATATGGGCGAACACGCAAATCAACATAATGTTGAGAAAAAACTTAAAGATTCTGTTCGATTTGACCGTGCGCGCATCCAAATTGGTCGTATAAGTCAATTTGGTCTTATGGAAATGTCGCGTCAACGGTTACGTCCGTCTGTTCTTGAAATGAATAGTCAAAATTGTGAACATTGTGGTGGTGTTGGCACCATTCGATCCGTTGAAGCGCGTGCTCTTAAAATTTTACGTGCCATTGAAGCTGATGCTATTGAAGCACCAAACCAAGAAATGCAAGTTATTTTACCGGCACCTGTTGCACTTTATATATTCAATGAAAAACGCAATATTTTAGCGCGTATTGAAGAAGTATATCGTCAAAAAATTGTCTTTGTAACAGAAGAATTGATGCCTTACGAATATTCTATTAATCGCATCAAAAGTCTTGCACCACCAGCACCTGCTATCAAAGCATTGGATGCAGTCACATTGGAACAACCAAGACTAGAGTTCGATTCAGAATTGGAACAACCTCATCATCCACCACATCCAGCTCATTTACACAAAAAAGAGCCTGATCATCCACGTAAAGGGCGTAGAGACAAACGTTTTGGTGGCGATCGTAATGAACGCTGGGACAGAAATGCAAATCCTCGCACTCCATTTGACCCAATGCAACCAATGGGGCAACCAGACGAACAACCAATGCATGGTTTTGCACAACCTTTCGATATAACATCAGGACCAATTTCAGAAAAACAGGCTTTGCTTCCTTCAGGACAGCCCCTTGAAAATAAATCTAGATTTGAATCTGAACCTAGTCAACAAACAAGAAATCATCCGCGCAACCAACGTCAGCCTCGAAGCCATGATAGAAACCAATCAGGCCAACAACAGTTTTTTGATTTATCAGGCCCAGGAAGTCAGTCTGGTGCGACCCAAGCTTCAGAATTACTATTAACGGATGAAGTTGTTTTTACACCACCCCGTGCTGCAAAACACATTAACCCTAATATTGAACCTGGAACTCAAGCACCACAAATAAGTGCGCCCAATGAAGGGCAACCAACTGAAGCAAAACCACGTCAACCTAGAGAACGCACCTATCTTCGTCGCTCACCTTATAGAACGAGACCACCCAGAGATGCAAATGACACAAGACGTCAACCTAAGCAAAATCTTATGGAGCAAAAAGGCGAAAACATTCCACCGCAAAATCAATTTGTTGAAAACAAAATTGTAGAAACTAAAGTTGCGGATATTCAGCCTGAAAGAACAGCACCTCAACAAGTTGCACCTATGATTAAAGATGAGGGTACCTTCCCTATTCCTTCTCAAAAAGATCAAGGGATCAATCAAGAAACACCTCGTATCGATACAGAAGCTAAATCCGATACACGTCGTGATACAAAAAGTGATACCAAAAGAACGCCCAGAGATAGAAATACAGGTGACAGAAATACGGGCGATAGAAAAACTGGTGATAGAAATTCACGAGACAGAAAACCAAGAGATAATAAAAGAGATGATTCAAGACCTCCAAAACCTGCTGGTAAAGTAGAAATTATTTCATCACCTGTTTATCAATCGGAAACTGTACCATCAACTGGTAGTTCTAGTGAAAAACCTGCACCTAAATCTAATAAAGATTTGAATATGATTGTAGACAAACCCGCTGCACCTAAAAAGGGATGGTGGAGTAAGAAGTAA
- a CDS encoding N-acetylmuramoyl-L-alanine amidase encodes MRIGENGETTRFLIELSEKTLIDTHVDAQNQSVKIRFLKPIDWSILSTKKRRIFGLVKNYSYGADKNKAHQFLIQSNSAIDIEKIFWLKNTANDGYRLVIDLKKTIPNPKTTIIQKKAPKQIDPVIAKETAPIPKVAIQVKNDLAEIEDLLAILKPQQENISTIAVDNQTHLPPYDIRPMPKPLLTKDKKSFMPVQKTILIDPGHGGQDPGTISCTGVYEKNIALQMGFLVKNILEKSPYYKVYLTRVDDRYLRLRERLEIAKRVKADLVISLHADSSPKLDNRGASLYLLSNEASDAEAEALAKKENKEDIISGVDLSENNREINNILIDLAQRDSLNLAFDFAQHLKTELVPFVPLIQKPIRFADLAVLKAPDIPSILIELGCISNKEDDRLLKTAQHRLKIAQAIRRALDRFFEFGK; translated from the coding sequence GTGCGGATTGGAGAAAATGGCGAAACTACAAGATTTTTAATTGAATTAAGTGAAAAAACATTAATTGATACACATGTAGACGCGCAAAACCAATCGGTTAAAATTCGTTTTTTAAAGCCTATTGATTGGTCAATTCTTTCGACTAAAAAAAGACGCATTTTTGGTCTGGTTAAAAATTATTCTTATGGTGCTGATAAAAACAAAGCGCATCAATTTTTGATTCAATCAAACAGTGCAATTGATATTGAAAAAATATTTTGGCTTAAAAACACTGCAAATGATGGCTATAGACTTGTAATAGATTTAAAAAAAACAATTCCAAATCCGAAAACGACTATTATTCAAAAAAAAGCACCTAAGCAAATTGATCCTGTTATTGCTAAAGAAACAGCGCCGATACCGAAAGTTGCAATACAGGTCAAAAACGATCTTGCGGAGATTGAAGATTTGCTTGCAATTCTTAAACCTCAGCAAGAAAACATTTCAACAATTGCGGTGGATAATCAAACACATCTTCCGCCTTACGATATCAGGCCAATGCCTAAGCCATTGCTAACAAAAGATAAAAAATCATTTATGCCAGTACAAAAAACGATCCTTATTGATCCGGGTCATGGTGGTCAAGACCCAGGTACAATCAGTTGTACGGGTGTTTATGAAAAAAACATTGCATTACAAATGGGTTTTCTTGTTAAAAATATTCTAGAAAAATCGCCTTATTATAAAGTTTATTTAACGCGCGTTGATGATCGTTATTTAAGATTGCGGGAAAGGTTGGAAATTGCAAAACGCGTAAAAGCAGATTTGGTCATTTCGCTTCACGCAGATTCGTCGCCAAAACTTGATAATCGGGGAGCTTCTTTGTACCTTTTATCTAATGAGGCATCAGATGCGGAAGCCGAGGCTTTAGCTAAAAAAGAAAACAAAGAAGACATAATATCGGGCGTTGACCTATCTGAAAATAATCGTGAAATTAATAATATTTTAATCGACCTTGCACAACGAGATTCACTTAATCTAGCATTTGATTTTGCTCAACATTTAAAAACAGAACTTGTACCTTTTGTGCCGCTTATTCAGAAACCTATAAGATTTGCAGATCTTGCAGTCTTGAAGGCGCCGGATATACCGTCTATTCTAATAGAGTTAGGTTGTATATCGAACAAAGAAGATGATAGATTATTGAAAACGGCTCAACATCGTCTTAAAATAGCGCAAGCTATAAGACGTGCTTTGGATCGTTTTTTTGAATTTGGTAAGTAA
- a CDS encoding penicillin-binding protein 1A, with protein MFRWLAISFGFVLFCLVAVFVGFLGVLHYFGRDLPDYKQLADYELPVTTRVYASDGALVKEYSIENRIYTPITLIPDQIINSFIASEDKNFYNHPGIDPQGMLRALVNNIVNRGKKRPEGASTITQQVAKNFFLSNEATVKRKIKEAILSFRIERALSKDRILELYLNKIYFGYGAFGITSAALNYFDKTLEELTLAEIAYLAALPKAPANYHPVNHYDAAIARRNYVLNRMYESRSISKEDMQKSQAEPITIVDKRTLNNRSAEYYAEEVRRVLMERHGMQGLYGGGYCVRTPLDLEIQGYADEAMRFGLTEYDKRHGWRGPITRVTKTDNWQNELKHIETPEGMGNWRIAVILGNKGNDTEIGFADGTTGHIPPSLRWGTIKTGDVIPVELQKIGEKGLELPPATYAVRQIPLINGGFVALDAHTGRVYAVAGGFSYDSSEFNRATQAMRQTGSAFKPFIYLTALENGLTPNSLILDAPVTIHLGQGLPPYSPKNYGAYKGTVTLRKALEGSLNSAAVRLAAKVGIEKVAEMGERLGIADHMPRRFSITLGAQETTPLRMAAAYAAVVNGGKKVTPTFIDSIQDRHGRMVYRHDNRNCPGCVTDKWNNQEVPVLQDEREQILNPLTAYQLVSIMEGVVKRGTAVRLKDFPNPLAAKTGTSTGFHDAWFSCYTPDIVTVTYVGDDAHKPIGNGETGSKTALPITKYFLERALKGVPPVPFRIPAGIRMVAIDPTTGQPTNAGNDNAIYEPYLPGTEPTLGSEQEKYVPPSVEEEQYVINERGDAVPHNPNASPADTLSSSSSMPGSLSPNSGVSVTGSNLQINQGALSTSTQQPKSPSSYDEQAYDGDLEGDSGPTEGLY; from the coding sequence ATGTTTAGATGGCTCGCCATTTCTTTTGGTTTTGTCCTTTTTTGTTTGGTCGCAGTTTTTGTTGGTTTTTTAGGTGTTCTCCATTATTTTGGTCGTGATCTTCCAGATTACAAACAATTAGCCGATTACGAATTACCAGTTACAACGCGTGTTTATGCAAGTGATGGTGCTTTGGTTAAAGAATATTCAATTGAAAATCGTATTTATACGCCTATTACACTTATACCTGACCAAATTATTAATTCTTTTATTGCATCAGAAGATAAAAATTTTTATAACCACCCAGGCATAGATCCTCAAGGGATGTTACGTGCCCTCGTGAATAATATTGTTAATAGAGGCAAAAAAAGACCTGAAGGTGCGTCGACGATTACGCAACAGGTAGCAAAAAACTTTTTCCTATCCAATGAAGCGACTGTTAAACGTAAAATTAAAGAAGCTATTCTTTCCTTTCGTATTGAACGCGCTTTATCAAAAGATCGTATTTTAGAGCTTTATCTTAATAAAATTTATTTTGGATATGGAGCTTTTGGTATTACATCAGCAGCTTTGAATTATTTTGATAAAACGCTTGAAGAATTAACGCTTGCTGAAATAGCTTATCTTGCAGCCTTACCTAAAGCCCCTGCGAATTACCATCCTGTGAATCATTATGATGCAGCCATCGCTAGACGTAACTACGTTTTGAATCGTATGTATGAAAGTAGATCTATTTCCAAAGAAGATATGCAAAAATCACAAGCCGAGCCCATTACAATTGTTGATAAAAGAACGCTTAACAATAGATCGGCAGAATATTACGCTGAAGAAGTAAGACGTGTCCTTATGGAGCGTCATGGCATGCAAGGGCTTTACGGTGGTGGCTATTGTGTGCGCACGCCTTTAGACCTTGAAATTCAAGGTTATGCCGATGAGGCAATGCGTTTTGGACTAACAGAATATGATAAACGACATGGATGGCGCGGCCCCATCACACGCGTTACAAAAACTGATAATTGGCAAAATGAACTTAAACATATTGAAACGCCTGAAGGTATGGGTAATTGGCGTATTGCTGTTATTTTAGGCAATAAAGGCAATGATACTGAAATTGGTTTTGCAGACGGCACCACAGGACATATCCCACCTTCCTTAAGATGGGGCACAATTAAAACAGGTGATGTTATTCCTGTTGAGCTTCAAAAAATAGGTGAAAAAGGCCTTGAATTACCGCCTGCAACGTATGCTGTACGTCAAATTCCACTTATCAATGGCGGTTTTGTAGCGCTTGATGCCCATACAGGACGTGTTTATGCAGTCGCTGGTGGATTTAGTTATGATTCCAGTGAATTTAACCGCGCAACCCAAGCCATGCGTCAAACCGGATCTGCCTTTAAGCCCTTTATTTATTTAACGGCTCTTGAAAATGGATTAACGCCCAATTCACTTATTTTGGATGCGCCAGTGACAATTCATTTAGGTCAGGGCTTGCCTCCTTATTCGCCTAAAAATTATGGTGCTTATAAAGGAACTGTAACGTTACGCAAAGCACTTGAAGGGTCTTTAAATTCGGCAGCCGTTCGGCTTGCAGCAAAAGTGGGTATTGAAAAAGTTGCTGAAATGGGTGAACGTTTGGGGATTGCAGATCATATGCCTAGACGTTTTTCCATTACTTTAGGTGCTCAAGAAACAACGCCTTTACGTATGGCAGCGGCTTATGCAGCTGTTGTGAATGGTGGTAAAAAAGTAACACCTACTTTTATTGATTCAATCCAAGATCGTCATGGACGAATGGTTTATCGACATGACAATAGAAATTGCCCTGGTTGTGTCACCGACAAATGGAATAATCAAGAAGTGCCTGTTTTGCAGGATGAGAGAGAACAAATTTTAAATCCATTAACAGCCTATCAACTTGTCAGCATCATGGAAGGTGTTGTAAAGCGTGGAACTGCCGTGCGTCTTAAAGATTTTCCAAACCCACTTGCGGCTAAAACAGGGACATCAACAGGATTTCATGATGCATGGTTTTCATGTTATACACCTGACATTGTAACGGTCACCTATGTAGGTGATGATGCGCATAAGCCAATTGGAAATGGTGAGACTGGATCTAAAACAGCCCTCCCCATTACAAAATACTTCCTTGAGCGCGCTCTTAAAGGTGTACCGCCTGTTCCTTTCCGAATTCCTGCGGGCATTAGAATGGTTGCGATTGATCCTACAACGGGGCAGCCAACAAATGCTGGTAATGATAATGCTATTTACGAACCTTATTTGCCAGGGACCGAGCCTACATTAGGATCTGAGCAAGAAAAATATGTGCCCCCTTCGGTGGAAGAAGAGCAATATGTTATTAATGAGCGTGGAGACGCTGTTCCACATAATCCAAATGCGTCGCCTGCTGACACGTTGTCTAGTAGTTCATCAATGCCTGGAAGTTTGAGTCCAAATTCAGGTGTAAGTGTAACGGGTAGCAATTTACAAATTAATCAAGGGGCTTTATCAACAAGCACACAACAACCTAAGTCACCCTCTTCTTATGATGAGCAAGCCTATGATGGTGATTTAGAGGGTGATTCAGGTCCTACGGAAGGGTTATATTAG
- a CDS encoding IS5 family transposase, which produces MPKKAYRVRNWKEYNKGLINRGSLTFWFSDEIQKNWQKSENSTAHGNQKYSDAIILCSLTLRQLFRLPLRATQGLMASLAELAKLDVNIPDYSTLSRRSKIIKVNFDIKKSLKARHILIDSTGIRVIGEREWKKLHHGESRYQLWRKLHIAMDADTNEILAATMTESVRLDGNYLPGLIDKIDGPIDQITGDGAYDKKNCYQAAYKRGAKAVFPPQHDACVQRNKIKKDQALMARDATILFINNGEDMKTRRKLWKIENNYHRRSLVETMMSRMKSIFGDEMRSRTTENQHTDLMIRCNIINKMNLLGMPKSERID; this is translated from the coding sequence ATGCCTAAGAAAGCCTATCGTGTTCGTAACTGGAAAGAGTATAACAAAGGTTTGATTAATCGGGGAAGCCTAACTTTTTGGTTTTCTGATGAAATACAAAAAAATTGGCAAAAAAGTGAAAATAGCACTGCACACGGAAATCAAAAATATTCAGATGCTATTATTTTATGTAGTTTGACTTTAAGACAATTATTTAGACTTCCTTTAAGAGCGACACAAGGTTTAATGGCATCTTTGGCAGAATTAGCTAAACTAGATGTCAACATCCCTGATTATTCGACATTATCTAGACGAAGCAAAATCATAAAAGTTAATTTTGATATAAAGAAAAGTTTAAAAGCACGCCATATTCTAATTGATTCTACAGGTATTCGAGTTATTGGCGAAAGGGAATGGAAGAAATTACATCATGGAGAAAGTAGATATCAGCTTTGGCGAAAATTGCATATTGCAATGGATGCTGACACAAATGAAATACTTGCAGCTACTATGACAGAAAGTGTACGTCTTGATGGAAATTACTTACCTGGATTAATTGATAAAATTGACGGTCCAATTGATCAAATCACAGGAGATGGTGCTTATGACAAAAAAAATTGTTATCAGGCTGCTTATAAACGAGGTGCAAAAGCAGTTTTTCCTCCACAGCATGATGCCTGTGTGCAAAGAAACAAAATTAAAAAAGATCAAGCCTTAATGGCACGTGACGCAACAATCTTGTTTATAAACAATGGGGAGGACATGAAGACAAGACGAAAATTATGGAAAATAGAAAATAATTATCATCGTCGTTCTTTAGTTGAAACAATGATGTCACGTATGAAGTCCATATTTGGAGACGAAATGCGATCACGAACTACTGAAAATCAACATACTGACTTAATGATTCGTTGCAATATTATTAATAAAATGAACCTACTAGGAATGCCAAAAAGTGAACGAATAGATTAA
- a CDS encoding tetratricopeptide repeat protein — protein MYIKKIALFIIMVTGIICNNACSVLNPELYKKKYSFSEPVLDETKALNYIIGKGENPEVVFKLMWEEAIQKNENIQLKLLLLFSDARFYNKAKQRMPNLLNDNSEYSLNSLIEMGVNQKKSWAFYEKAMIETNNKEKFILLNQANNYIFPQLSDSLLYQNIENERKKLIENILTNVIGIEHTEKSKIKINRFINQIIEYKYGSFLFFIYTDLKNKNIKNPDYSFACLKAASELDYVTACVERGNIFHLQNNMEAAYECFLKAAKMGEIGSMYNVGVILAAKEAILDKQKGLKWLLKAADGGEIDAMYYAAITLKELSKKQSNIQLDVQKTINLLCEASKKNHIDAMVKLGKMLNKEIIGKEFNPTEAAEWLLKAVQQKNPKAMYHYGLLLKKGFIGQEPNIKEGNLWIKRSATLNYEPAINYMGGLLMGWVKNEEQKPNQQEAYNWFLKAAETDNLAAFNAANMIGFGFRNIKPNRKKAIQILLKTAKNKQIDSMILLSRFYLREALAENNMTSYKNAALWLKQAEEYGCFDDLLGPTSTKLHLKTKIRFRFCLTNKDKIREIYNLACFYYDALIGDNQNKKEAFRLFLCAAKNDYVDAMYCVGDMLLDGFEGQESDPKEAVHWFCLAAENDHAPSMVKLAKLFICTPEFSKSEQTLQEALFWLRKAEALNETEARDYLEMCETLLNKQSKIKIDDDSLIKLVENSNKLQPILVDLGELKHSNEEDDSDTLENDVDEINVVFPEEGNNFTTLSSLSEVAECAINPQYKNPKSIRNHFREIGLLKKQQQNQEKTVLITLSAGNQFIVNMLCDNTIKNKNIDYNQLVNLFNDPYFENQVRIIRSKSGCVISAKNYKTLHHEATSTHKKHGQSYDGLNREFTKQLISILGMFGLGTEGK, from the coding sequence ATGTATATTAAAAAAATAGCACTTTTTATAATAATGGTTACAGGAATAATTTGTAATAATGCGTGTTCGGTATTAAATCCAGAGCTTTATAAGAAAAAATATTCTTTTTCGGAACCAGTTTTGGATGAAACAAAAGCGCTTAATTATATAATTGGCAAAGGTGAAAACCCAGAAGTAGTGTTTAAACTTATGTGGGAAGAAGCTATTCAGAAAAATGAAAACATTCAATTAAAGTTATTACTTTTATTTTCTGATGCTCGTTTTTATAATAAAGCAAAACAAAGAATGCCAAATTTACTAAATGATAATAGTGAATATTCTTTAAATTCTCTTATTGAAATGGGTGTTAATCAAAAAAAATCTTGGGCTTTTTATGAAAAAGCAATGATTGAAACCAATAATAAAGAAAAATTTATTCTCTTAAATCAAGCAAATAATTATATATTCCCACAATTATCAGATTCATTGCTTTATCAAAATATAGAAAATGAACGTAAAAAACTAATAGAAAATATATTAACGAACGTTATAGGTATTGAACATACAGAAAAAAGTAAAATAAAAATAAATAGATTTATTAACCAAATAATTGAATATAAATATGGTAGTTTTTTATTTTTTATATATACAGATTTAAAAAATAAAAACATAAAAAACCCAGATTACTCTTTTGCATGTTTAAAAGCTGCAAGCGAATTAGATTATGTAACAGCATGTGTTGAGCGTGGTAATATTTTTCATCTTCAAAACAATATGGAAGCAGCTTATGAGTGCTTCCTTAAAGCCGCCAAAATGGGTGAGATTGGTTCAATGTATAATGTTGGTGTAATATTAGCCGCCAAAGAAGCAATATTAGATAAGCAAAAAGGATTGAAGTGGTTATTAAAAGCGGCTGATGGAGGTGAAATTGATGCCATGTATTACGCCGCTATCACATTAAAAGAACTTTCTAAAAAACAATCTAATATTCAATTGGATGTTCAAAAAACAATCAATCTTTTATGTGAAGCCTCAAAAAAGAACCATATTGATGCAATGGTTAAATTAGGAAAAATGCTCAATAAAGAAATTATCGGCAAAGAATTTAATCCAACAGAAGCTGCTGAATGGTTATTAAAAGCTGTTCAACAAAAAAACCCAAAAGCCATGTATCATTATGGACTTTTGTTAAAAAAAGGATTTATAGGTCAAGAACCAAATATAAAAGAAGGTAATCTTTGGATTAAAAGGTCAGCGACTCTTAATTATGAGCCTGCTATAAATTATATGGGTGGATTGTTAATGGGATGGGTGAAAAATGAAGAACAAAAACCTAATCAACAAGAAGCATATAACTGGTTTTTAAAAGCGGCTGAAACAGACAATCTTGCGGCTTTCAATGCTGCGAACATGATAGGATTTGGTTTTAGAAATATAAAACCTAATCGCAAAAAAGCAATTCAAATTTTATTAAAGACGGCAAAAAATAAACAAATTGACTCAATGATACTTCTTTCGCGTTTTTATTTACGTGAAGCATTAGCGGAAAATAATATGACATCTTATAAAAACGCTGCTTTATGGTTAAAACAAGCTGAAGAATATGGATGTTTTGATGATTTGCTTGGCCCTACATCAACAAAATTACATCTAAAAACAAAAATTAGATTTAGATTTTGCTTAACAAATAAAGATAAAATTAGAGAAATTTACAATCTTGCTTGTTTTTATTATGATGCGCTCATAGGTGACAATCAAAACAAAAAAGAAGCTTTCAGATTATTTTTGTGCGCAGCAAAAAACGATTATGTTGACGCCATGTATTGTGTTGGTGATATGCTTTTAGATGGTTTTGAAGGCCAAGAATCCGATCCCAAAGAAGCAGTCCATTGGTTTTGTCTCGCGGCAGAAAATGATCATGCGCCCTCTATGGTAAAATTGGCAAAACTTTTTATCTGCACACCTGAATTCTCTAAAAGCGAGCAAACTCTTCAAGAGGCCCTTTTTTGGCTTCGAAAAGCAGAAGCGTTGAATGAGACTGAAGCACGTGATTATCTTGAAATGTGCGAAACATTATTAAATAAACAATCAAAAATAAAAATTGATGATGATTCTTTAATAAAACTTGTTGAAAACTCTAATAAATTACAACCAATTTTAGTAGATTTAGGTGAGTTAAAACATTCAAATGAAGAAGATGACAGTGATACACTTGAAAATGATGTGGACGAAATAAATGTTGTCTTCCCTGAAGAAGGTAATAATTTTACTACTCTATCTTCATTGTCTGAAGTAGCCGAATGTGCCATTAATCCACAGTATAAAAATCCAAAATCTATAAGAAATCATTTTCGTGAAATTGGATTGTTAAAAAAACAGCAACAAAATCAAGAAAAAACTGTACTTATAACATTGTCAGCAGGGAATCAATTCATTGTTAATATGTTGTGTGACAATACTATAAAAAACAAAAATATTGATTATAATCAATTAGTTAATTTGTTTAATGATCCTTATTTTGAAAATCAAGTACGTATCATTAGATCCAAATCTGGATGTGTTATAAGTGCTAAAAACTATAAAACACTTCATCATGAGGCAACAAGTACGCATAAAAAACATGGTCAAAGTTACGATGGATTGAATAGAGAATTTACAAAACAACTTATTTCAATTCTTGGAATGTTTGGTTTGGGAACGGAGGGTAAATAA